Proteins encoded together in one Pseudomonas sp. ADAK13 window:
- a CDS encoding carbohydrate porin, which translates to MPAFQNLRLCAALLPFGLATCAQAAPAFDAESPWMLGDFGGTRTALSQQGYDFKFDYTGEMGSNLHGGSNHDRTARYSDQFGLGTHLDLQKILGWHDAEFQLTVTERSGNNITNDRVNDPRVGGFTSSQEVWGRGQTWRLTQMWYQQKFFDQKLDIKAGRFGEGEDFNSFPCDFQNLAFCGSQVGNWVGSIWYNWPVSQWALRVKYHLTPELYAQVGAYEQNPSNLDRGNGFKLSGSGTQGTLLPVELVWTPTLNGLPGEYRAGYYYSSAKASDVYKDRNDQPAALSGEAYRSASSKHGVWLGVQQQVTSLASDHSRGLSVFANGTMHDKKTNAVDNYVQAGVVYKGLFDARAKDDIGFAVARVHVNPAYRKNAEASNQARAVFNFDDPAYLPLQHTEYSAELYYGVHVTNWLTVRPNLQYIRHPGAVAQVDDALIGGIKLQSSF; encoded by the coding sequence ATGCCTGCTTTCCAAAATCTGCGCCTGTGCGCTGCGCTGCTGCCTTTCGGTCTGGCCACCTGTGCCCAGGCTGCACCTGCCTTTGACGCTGAATCACCGTGGATGCTGGGTGATTTCGGCGGCACCCGGACAGCGCTGTCTCAACAGGGCTACGACTTCAAATTCGACTACACCGGCGAGATGGGCAGCAACCTGCACGGCGGCTCGAACCATGACCGCACCGCACGCTACAGCGATCAGTTCGGCCTGGGCACGCACCTGGACCTGCAGAAAATCCTCGGCTGGCACGACGCCGAGTTCCAGTTGACGGTGACCGAGCGCAGCGGCAACAACATCACCAATGACCGGGTCAACGATCCACGTGTGGGCGGGTTCACCTCGTCCCAGGAAGTCTGGGGGCGCGGCCAGACCTGGCGCCTGACGCAGATGTGGTACCAGCAGAAATTCTTCGACCAGAAGCTCGACATCAAGGCCGGCCGTTTTGGCGAAGGCGAAGACTTCAACAGCTTCCCCTGCGACTTCCAGAACCTGGCGTTCTGCGGCTCGCAGGTCGGCAACTGGGTGGGCAGCATCTGGTACAACTGGCCGGTGAGCCAGTGGGCACTGCGGGTCAAATATCACCTGACGCCCGAGCTTTACGCCCAGGTCGGCGCCTATGAACAGAACCCGTCCAACCTGGATCGCGGCAATGGCTTCAAGCTCAGTGGCAGCGGCACCCAGGGCACCCTGCTCCCGGTTGAACTGGTGTGGACCCCCACGCTCAACGGCCTGCCCGGCGAATACCGCGCCGGGTACTACTACAGCAGCGCCAAGGCCAGCGATGTCTATAAAGACCGCAACGACCAGCCGGCGGCCCTCAGCGGCGAAGCCTACCGCAGCGCCTCCAGCAAGCACGGGGTGTGGCTGGGCGTGCAGCAGCAAGTCACCAGCCTGGCCAGCGACCACTCGCGGGGCCTGAGCGTGTTCGCCAACGGCACGATGCACGACAAGAAAACCAACGCTGTGGATAACTACGTGCAGGCCGGCGTGGTCTACAAGGGCCTGTTCGACGCCCGCGCGAAGGACGATATCGGCTTTGCCGTGGCGCGGGTGCACGTCAACCCGGCCTATCGCAAGAACGCCGAGGCCAGCAACCAGGCCCGCGCCGTCTTCAACTTCGATGACCCGGCCTACCTGCCCCTGCAACACACCGAATACAGCGCCGAACTCTATTACGGCGTGCACGTCACGAACTGGCTGACGGTGCGCCCGAACCTGCAATACATCCGTCATCCCGGGGCCGTGGCCCAGGTGGATGACGCGCTGATCGGCGGGATCAAGCTGCAAAGTTCCTTCTGA
- a CDS encoding 2-aminoadipate transaminase, with translation MSRETISQSISIVHPISLSHGKNAEVWDTTGKRFIDFIGGIGVLNLGHCNPRVVEAIREQATKLTHYAFNAVPHAPYIELMDRLTAFIPVDYPVSGMLTNSGAEAAENALKIVRGATGRTAVIAFDGAFHGRTLATLNLNGKVAPYKQKVGVLPGPVFHLPYPSRDNGVTCNEALKAMDRLFSVEIDVNDVACFIIEPVQGEGGFLTLDVEFAQALRRFCDEKNILLIADEIQSGFGRTGQRFAFSRLGIEPDLILLGKSIAGGVPLGAVVGRKSLLDNLPKGGLGGTYSGNPIACAAALATLDEMTDEHLQNWGAQQEEAIVSRYEAWRSKKLSPYLGRLTGVGAMRGIELANADGSPAPQQLTQLLALARDAGLLLMPSGKSRHIIRLLAPLTIEAAVLEEGLDILEGCLVKLA, from the coding sequence ATGAGCCGCGAAACCATCAGCCAGTCGATTTCCATCGTCCACCCCATCAGCCTCAGCCATGGCAAGAACGCCGAAGTCTGGGACACCACCGGCAAGCGCTTCATCGATTTCATCGGCGGCATCGGCGTGCTCAACCTCGGCCACTGCAACCCGCGTGTGGTCGAGGCGATTCGCGAGCAGGCGACCAAGCTCACCCACTACGCCTTCAACGCTGTGCCTCACGCGCCGTACATCGAACTGATGGATCGCCTCACTGCCTTCATCCCGGTGGATTACCCAGTCAGCGGCATGCTCACCAACAGTGGGGCGGAAGCTGCGGAAAACGCCTTGAAAATAGTCCGGGGCGCCACGGGCCGGACCGCTGTGATTGCCTTTGACGGTGCGTTTCACGGGCGCACACTGGCCACCTTGAACCTCAATGGCAAGGTCGCGCCCTACAAGCAAAAAGTCGGCGTGCTGCCGGGGCCGGTGTTCCATCTGCCCTACCCCAGCCGCGACAACGGCGTGACCTGCAACGAAGCACTCAAGGCGATGGACCGGCTGTTCAGCGTGGAAATCGACGTCAACGATGTGGCGTGTTTCATCATCGAGCCGGTGCAGGGTGAAGGCGGCTTCCTGACCCTGGACGTGGAATTCGCCCAGGCCCTGCGACGCTTCTGCGACGAGAAAAACATCCTGCTGATTGCCGATGAAATCCAGTCCGGCTTCGGTCGTACCGGCCAGCGTTTTGCCTTCTCTCGCCTGGGCATCGAGCCGGACCTGATCCTACTGGGCAAAAGCATCGCCGGCGGCGTACCACTGGGCGCGGTGGTCGGGCGCAAATCGTTGCTCGACAACCTGCCCAAAGGCGGCCTGGGCGGCACCTACTCCGGCAACCCTATCGCCTGCGCGGCGGCGTTGGCCACCCTGGATGAAATGACTGACGAGCACCTGCAAAATTGGGGCGCGCAACAGGAAGAAGCCATCGTCAGCCGATATGAAGCGTGGCGTTCGAAAAAACTCTCCCCGTATCTCGGTCGATTGACGGGTGTCGGTGCCATGCGCGGCATCGAGCTGGCCAATGCCGACGGCAGCCCGGCGCCACAACAACTCACCCAACTGCTGGCCCTCGCTCGCGACGCGGGTTTGCTGCTGATGCCCAGTGGCAAATCGCGGCACATCATTCGGCTGCTGGCGCCGTTGACCATTGAGGCGGCAGTGCTGGAGGAAGGGCTGGATATTCTTGAGGGGTGTTTGGTGAAGTTGGCTTAG
- a CDS encoding CCDC90 family protein gives MESRHRQNGVLIFYGFETQTAAWRVRTKALDAGSRWLDENDETFQFVTDKDNAPTRGEKGLNGRWILSDLVIVGWVVGFGIKLFIGLGLIAWLSASPKRMGATWMRKQHGVNKGHIRHEYRQASLPENIHKGRGGNDLEKRIDTIEKALPDIRDRLSRVETKLDGIKEQMVTKADLIATRADFREDTSGLRLEISNFRTDMQSMETRVLKWFVGTAGVLSAIAFGVARLVH, from the coding sequence TTGGAAAGCAGGCATAGGCAAAATGGGGTCTTAATATTTTATGGTTTTGAAACGCAAACAGCGGCCTGGCGCGTTCGCACAAAGGCGCTGGACGCGGGCAGTCGATGGTTGGATGAGAATGATGAAACGTTTCAGTTTGTTACTGACAAGGATAATGCCCCGACGCGGGGAGAGAAAGGGCTAAACGGAAGATGGATTCTTTCGGATTTGGTAATAGTGGGCTGGGTTGTTGGATTTGGTATCAAACTGTTCATTGGTTTGGGGTTGATAGCGTGGTTATCTGCGTCACCAAAACGGATGGGGGCGACATGGATGCGAAAGCAACACGGGGTGAACAAGGGGCATATTCGTCATGAGTATCGGCAAGCCTCGTTACCCGAGAATATCCACAAAGGCAGAGGAGGAAACGACTTGGAAAAGCGTATTGATACGATTGAAAAAGCACTCCCTGATATACGTGATCGGCTTTCGCGAGTAGAGACGAAGCTCGATGGCATAAAAGAACAGATGGTGACCAAGGCTGACCTGATCGCCACAAGGGCCGACTTTCGTGAAGACACATCAGGGCTGCGTCTTGAGATCTCCAATTTCAGGACAGACATGCAATCAATGGAAACCCGTGTCCTCAAATGGTTTGTCGGAACCGCTGGCGTTCTGTCTGCCATTGCATTTGGCGTCGCTCGACTTGTCCACTGA
- a CDS encoding LysR substrate-binding domain-containing protein produces the protein MTALQCFEAAARHLSFTRAAEELHLTQSAVSKQVAQLEEMLCHPLFQRVRQRLYLSPAGSLYLEEVRKILNQVDISSRYILTYGGETEVLRIATQPTFGDRWLVPKLKDFAARHPTIHLDVRNELEPFDVLQAKADIAFFFGQGSWPGATCIELFREAVVPVCAPGFVAAGSDASSRHTLLQCTSRPEAWHAWFLEQGLHSQNSYHGPRFDTFYMCIRAAQSGYGVALVPQYLVAEELANGSLMIPWDYTMPSAGAHFIAHAEHAGEIPKVKAFLNWMVEYATAHPDF, from the coding sequence ATGACGGCCCTGCAGTGCTTCGAAGCCGCCGCCCGCCACCTGAGTTTCACCCGCGCCGCCGAAGAACTGCACCTGACCCAGAGTGCGGTGAGCAAACAGGTGGCGCAGCTGGAAGAGATGCTCTGCCATCCGCTGTTCCAGCGGGTTCGCCAGCGTTTGTACCTGTCGCCGGCGGGCTCGCTGTACCTGGAAGAAGTGCGCAAGATCCTGAACCAGGTGGATATTTCCAGCCGCTACATCCTGACCTACGGTGGCGAGACCGAAGTGCTGCGGATCGCCACCCAGCCGACCTTCGGTGACCGCTGGCTGGTGCCCAAGCTCAAGGACTTCGCTGCGCGCCATCCCACTATCCACCTGGACGTGCGCAACGAACTGGAGCCCTTCGACGTGTTGCAGGCCAAGGCGGATATCGCGTTTTTCTTCGGCCAGGGATCGTGGCCGGGGGCGACCTGCATCGAGTTGTTTCGCGAAGCCGTGGTGCCGGTGTGCGCCCCCGGGTTTGTCGCCGCCGGCAGCGACGCCTCCTCCCGCCACACGTTGCTGCAATGCACCTCGCGTCCCGAGGCCTGGCACGCGTGGTTTCTGGAACAAGGCCTGCACTCGCAGAACAGCTACCACGGGCCGCGTTTTGACACGTTCTACATGTGCATCCGCGCGGCGCAATCCGGGTATGGCGTGGCGTTGGTGCCGCAGTACCTGGTGGCCGAGGAATTGGCGAACGGCAGCCTGATGATCCCCTGGGACTACACGATGCCCAGCGCCGGCGCGCACTTTATCGCCCACGCCGAACATGCCGGGGAGATCCCGAAAGTGAAGGCGTTTTTGAACTGGATGGTGGAGTACGCCACAGCACATCCCGACTTTTAA